From Prunus dulcis unplaced genomic scaffold, ALMONDv2, whole genome shotgun sequence:
AGATTCTgcggacaaaaaaaaaaagctgacagattattttgttcaggATTTAAAGGCTCTCATATACAAGGGTTGCTAGATGGGGATTGTTTGTTGGTTTATTACTATGTTTGGTGGGATTTAAATGCTTGCGGACAGATTCTGTCAGGACATAACCAGATTTCTATAACACATGTTCCATTGTTTCTATAACAGATTTTCCTTATAACACATGTTCCTTACAATGCATGTCTATAACACATATGTTTCTCATTTTTGGAACACTTTGACAGCTAGCTCAATATCTGTATCTCAACAGCCTTTTAATGTTTATCTCCAGTTTGAGAGGACGTTTATATGTAAATTCCATGTATGTTCCATTGCACCAAAGAACAAGGCAATAAAAATTCGACGGCAATAACAAGTAATAAACAGGCAATACACGGGCAACATACCGACAATGTACATACAATACAAAGgcattaaaattttgaaaggaaaataacaaaatagtgcTATACATAATAATAAGACAATAATCACGCAATACAAAGCCAAATCAAAGCATTAGGCACGAGATATGTCCACAATAACATTACAATAGAGGGGCAATAGACACCCCATATACAATACATAACGTTGTATAGGGAAATGGATATGTTCTTATGAATAGTGGTAAGTTGCAGGAAAGATGACAGCAGCAGTCTCACAACACAACTTCGACTACGATTAGTTCCTGTCTTTAAGTTTTTACTTCCAAATGCGAATGGACTACCATTCATCATGCccagaaaaacagagaagttcatcaaatacaaatttaatGATAATACCAGAACAATAGCCTGTTACCTCAGATATGACAGCCTGAGAAACTCCAATTCTATCTCCAACTAACAAGTAACTAATTGAGTAAAGAGAAACTATTGAGTAAGTTCGGCTTATGCTATCAAcgaatgaatttttttggcaGATTGGAGAGACTAGTCAGCTAGTGGACTTTTGGATCATGTCTTTTAAAAGAGAACTAGCAAATAATTTTGGCTTATGCTTGTTATTATTAGGCCCCAAGAGGACATCTAAGACGTTATGTATTCTTCTTGTGGAACTGTATGTTTCTAATATTTGTTTCACTATTTTGTCAGAATGGAATCACATTTCTATATTGTCGAAATTAAACATTGTTACATCGTCATCTTGTATGTTTTAAAACTGTCGTATACGTGACCGCTGTCCTTTGTTTAAggtcccaaaattttcaagtaaattgaactaaaatttcatttaatggcatcaaaataattacatgGTCTCCTATACAGTAATATTAAATACATGTTTTTGTTTCACATAAtcttaaaaaatgacaaattatCTCAAGAATTAATAACTTGAAAACAATAATCTCCTAtttaattgttgaatttaCATGAAGCATCATCCATTTTACTCTTGCAGATGCTCGAGCGAATGATGCGAATCCATTGTGGATCCTTGACGGTTTAGGATAATTTTTCCTTGGGTTTTGAGGAGTTTTAAGTTTCCTATTCATTGTATGATTATACTAAAGTCTTATGGTCTATAAATAGACATTTTAGTGCTAGGGTTTTCTCTAATGAGTGCAAGAGAGAAAACAGGGCTTCAAATTAGGTTGGAGCCAGggtgagagagaagagagctaGGGTTTGTGAGAGAGCAAATGGGGTTCTTCATTGTAACCCAATGAGTTCTTTCATACTTGTGAGTTTCTCGAGGATCACCAGAGAGGACGTAGGCACAACGCCGAAACTTTAAAAATTCTTGTGTTATTTGTGAGTGTGTTTACTTTTGGGTTTGTGAGTGCTTTTTCTTTGCGTGGCTTATGTGTAGTATTTGTGTAGTCCATCAACGACAAGGTCTTGAAGTGTTTGCGCACAACAATCCGGCCTACCAAACGGGACCTTGAACTTAAGGTGTGGTCTTGTTTTGCCTTCATCTTTGAAAGTGGAAACCCTCTTCTCTCTTAATGGAAGGATGGCCAAGATCAATCCTTATgctactacaaaaaaaattggcaaCGGTCACTATTATTTGGTGACATTTGGTGATTAATGCTAGGATAACTAAAGCTAGTCACCTCAGCATTAGTCACCGAATGTCACCAAATCAAGGGCGGACCTATATTAGGGTTGTAGTGGGCTCCAGCCCAGTCCTATTTTTTAGAGTAGGCTTAATTTGTAAGCCAAATTTAGataaatcaaattttagcCCAAAgtttctctctatctctctccattttctctttcttctttaatcCCTTTgtcccttttcttctttcttttctctctcatttctctcttctttttctttcttctctctcttttcttgttatttttctttctctccgccatttttcttttctctttctttccttttgtcttctctatttgtttctcttttgttttattaagtctctgtttctctcttcttcttttccatgcGTTTCTCTGTTTACGCATTGATAGTGGTTTTTTGTCGTGAAGATGTTGAATAGATGGTTTGACCAGCTTGAGCATGTGGATGTTTTGGTGGAGGACCCGATTGTAGTCCGAATCACATAggtgcccaaaaaaaaaatttagcccaCCCCTGTAAAAAAATCCTAGATCCGCCATTGCACCAAATGATGGTGACTGTTGCCactatttttttggtagtCTGCTCTCTAAGTTGAAAATACTAATGGTTAGGATCAACCTTTGATGTCCCCAACTTTAGAACAAATGGCTAGGATAACACATCAGAgtgaaaatgattattctcACATTATGACAATACTAATTACACTAAACTCGACTTTAAACTCGACTTTATTCTCACAACAGAATTGAAACTGATTATTCTGACAACAGAATCACAACAATACCAATTAAACTAAACTCAGACCTTCCTTAATTAGCACTTAGTGCTACATGACCCTTGGATTTACAGAAGCATATTTAAGCAGCTCCGGGTTGCTTTCAAAATGCTCCATGATTTCTTCACTCACACTCAACATTGCTTCTATTCCCTTGCCATCTCTTTTATCaatcaaaataaccaaatCCTTTAGTCCAATACTAGGAATGCTCACCCATGCCGGCTTTCCCCATCCGAAATTAGCTTCATAAAAAGGAAACCTACACCAACTTCCAGGGCATAAATGGTACATGTCAGCATTCCCTGTCAACTTTTGACATTCTTGATCCCATTGCCATGCCTTAATAGAATCAAATGGTAGTTTTGTAGGATAAGTTTCTTTCTGCTGTTCAAGCCCTTTCCTGAGTTTGGCAACCAAGTCTTTTAGATCTATCGTCTCATCGTCACTCTCTTCTTGACCTTTTAATAACGATGGTGTAGCGACGACTACTAAATTAGCAACAACATTCCCACCCAAGTTTTGTGGGAAGGGTGGCTCAAACCGTCTACGCAAGTCCATAGCCATTTTGAACGAAGATGGTCTTGACCCCAGTGGTATGTTTGATGATTTGGATGATGCTTCCATAGCACATTTCCAAATGAGTGCTGAAACTACGAGGATACGAGTAGGTGCATGAGGTGCCAATGCGCTGGCCAAATGTGATTGGAGGGTGGCAATTTTTGAGGCATCAAACACAAACCTCTTTGTTATGTACTTGATGTCCACCAGCTTGGGTGGTGATGGCTGTGATGAGTTTAAGAAATCTAGTGGTGGAAAATAAGACGCAGCATCAAATTTTGGGACCATGAAGGGTGCCTGATCATCGTGACCATCATCAAGGGCTGTTTTGGCCCAACAACTGATGAGGGCGCTAGATGTGGTGCCATCAACAACCCTATGTGAAAAATTCAACCCTATTGCCATTCCTCCACACTCGAACAAGTTGGCTTGCACAGCAAGCAACGGGAGCGTCGTggcatcaccatcaccatcaccatcaggTTGACCAGTTGCTGGGACGAGCCCTGTTAGCATGTCAGGATCTGGATGTTCAAAAATCTGCGATAAGGAACATTTGACTCGGGCCGTCACAAACTCAGCTCCATCATCAGTGCATTGGACGATGTCATGGCCTTTACTCAATCTTCCTGCTAAGGGGTAGAAGTGAGTGAGAGTTTTGGCTAATGACTGAATTAGATGCTGAAAATAATCTCTCTCCTTCATCCTCATGGCCGCCGTGTCTGTGGAAGTAGCTCCACCTCCTGAACCAGTAATATTATTGTTGGCGGGATAGAAGAGAAGCGTTGGGAAGTAAACGTGACTTGGAAGCATCTGATCCAAAACAGAGAGCTGTAGGGTTCTCAAGGGATGAGGAGTTGGGGATGATGGTTTGACTGTTTGCCTCTCAATGATTTCAACCTTGATCAAGTCTGGGGCCATCTTACTTTGTTCGCTATAGGCTATATCTCGCTAGAAACTAATATGACTGTTTGCTATATATCAAGTCTCTGGCCATCTTACTTTCTTTATAGGCAAAAGAAAGTATCTGCATGGAATAACGATCGAGAGAGTCTTACAATTCTTGTGTGAGTGATTAGTTTAGTTAGGTGGTGGGATTTTATGAAGACGAGACTTGTAGTTTTGATTGGTGGCTCTAGCTCAGAGATTCTTCCCACCAAATAAAAGCTGCCAGATTCTTTTAGCTTGGCTCATAGTATAGTATAATGTGTTACATGTGTTACTAGTGTTGGGTGGGAATTAATGAAGACGAGAGAGACTtacttttaatatatatatatatatatatataatctaaaacaagaaaatgaatgcaatttgaatccaactttttaaactcaaaaatagaatttaagttcaaaacaaagaaaacttgtttgatagctctatttttaaaaattcaaactcaagTACAACTAAAAAACGccataattattaaaaacaaaaaatatctattttttcagtttttttctaacaactcacaagttctcaaatttttaagatttgaaaactagttttcaagttgcatacgaaacaagtttttgaatcttaaaaatagatttaagaacttcttgtttttaagaaaaatccaaaattttgaattcctTATTTGAATAGGATACCAAACACGCCCTAATATTTTCAAAACGATTTCTGATTTGTACTTTGagttagaaaacaaaaaaaaagatgttTTTAACGTTCTCACAGCAAAAGTGAAAACGCAGAAAATGACTGCGAGTccgataaaaaataaaaataaaacacgagATACAGCTCACCCTTCGTCCCATCTGTGTTTATCTATATCAGCTGTTCAGTGAAACAATGCCCAACATAACTGATACGTCTAGCCCTCTTCTCTATGAATATCAAGATCTTCATTTATTTGTGTAAATTTCCACACATCAGCATATTATcaacatcttcatcttctATCTAAAATTCTAGTTGTTGATTTATTATGGGTTGTACGCATTTTGATCAGTATATTATTGGACTTATATCCTCTGAGAGCTGGGACTTAAGGGAAGATGGGGTtgaggtttttattttattttaaataatgttctctaaataaaattctaatttttttttcttctacatTATAACGTTGttctaatttttaaataatttttttttctacaggacacattaacaaaaaatgcctttaaaaaatagtttacATATAATAAAAGTTATATTGAAGAATACAAGTCCACATCGGAACtttgattaaataaaataaaatatataatgaatggttccaTTACTAATATTATTGAGGCCTTTTACGATAAAACTCTATACCTATTGGGTTTTGTAGGTAGTTAAATTGGGTACAATATTGGTGTTGTTAGTAGTGAGCCAATGACCTGTCTCTCTGAAATTTAATATGGTATCAAAGGGTTGATTACAGCAGCGGACTCATGAATTTTTCAGCGGAGGTGCAATTCTTAAAAGCTAAAAGctcaaaaagaacaaagaaaaaaaaagagacatgaaaggacccgccccgaatttcccAAAACCTTGGCAAATCCTGTGGAAttcccgacatcaccccgatgtcgggcccacttactaaagaccgagactttctgccgaaatttcggcagtcTCCcttataaattggacatttcccaaaatttcaacatgcataaaaaacacatttaatattcCCAACGGGCaacatgcacaatataatttcatgcaattcacataaacggcCTTCCTATAATTCTCAACAACCAAGCATGCTAGCAAAtcaattcatgccttaaacaaggcaaacgataaattcaaatataaatttataactGCTAAATTTCAACATACATCATCtaactttttcaatttcaacatatgaggttttaacctcctaacacaatcacatctatgtccgcggctgcacctaataaccttaggttgcctacgtaccctgaTTGAGGATCAAGCCATACGTAGTTCTTCccttaaaacccaattccacacatagacaataccttatttcatttctctgtatttcacataatctccctatacgccggtacaaccaacgcaaCTTATGAGGCTTGTCAATgctggataacctacgccacgtgcgaccataccatattatcacaatatctccccatacgccggttcaaccaacgccatgtatggggtctgtctcaacgccggataacctacgccatgCAAGACctgcacatcatatcacatatctccccatacgccggtacaaccaatgccacgtatggggcctgtcgacacgccggataacctacgccatgtgcgacctcaacatattatcacaatatctccccatacgccggtacaaccaacgccacatatggggtctgtctcaacgccgaataacctacgccacgcgagacctgcacatcatatcacatatctccccatacgccggtacaaccaacgccacgtatggggcctgtcgacacgccggataacctatgccacgtgcgacctcaacatattatcacaatatctccccatacgccagtacaaccaacgccacgtatggggtctgtccgcacgccggataacctatgccacgtgggacctaactttcactgggtggtacttgtagtgtaaccaaaatccggggaggtacctaaggtagtgcgtatagcacttcaaactgacattctagactcttttgtacccttgtacaaacatatataattatatatattaatactAATATTGTGTAAACCTCAAAAATGGTCTAGCACCTgataatccccctgggaaggtgaggctactccgggagactcacggtcaatcaagggtcaaactaccctaaccctggtcaaacgggcccacggggcccacgacctccaaattccgatccgaaagttcctatgggttctgcaaggtataggacactcgtcctgcaagtttggttcagatcggacggtcggatcgctcaccaTCGCAAGATctgacggttaatataaaacataaactttaaattattaaatcgaaacatccggggctccgattcacgatctgtgaattcctacacgatcctagaaatacctagattaacataaattaaatttgagaccatccaacggacctaacctatcgaacccggataacgcgcaataggcgatatccgttcgatagtcaaatgACGTCCAAATtcagatccgcgaaatcctacgcactcgtgacaacctaaggatctcatcgagacacAGTGAAACtccactaccctcgcccatgAGCCACCACACGGGCCGGCAGCGCTGGGTGCCCAAACCGATTACGAATtgccgaaaaatctcaaaaccatggctccaaactcctaccctaggtataacaccctatttggaaccacttttgttcttggacctaccccaaaaactgaccgaaaATGGGCGGAATCGCGATCCCAAaatcggccaaatttcaattcgtaAATCGAATTGGTTACGCTAAGAATCGatccaatcctacccaacaggcagctagagcatgaagaatggatgaatttccattCCTTGTTCTCCAGAAATGGctgccggaggagggagatcagAGCCGGCGAAGTTCGAGCGAAAACTGGGCAAAAATCGCCTTTTTCCGGCTGCTGGAGCGGCGGCTGATGTTGGGGAAGGGCCGGGTTGTGACGCCGAGGCCAAGCCGGTCCTTTTGGCACCAGTCTCATCCGCAGCTgcggccggtggccggagattcgaggagagagagagggaccgacgaggagagagagagagagagagagagagagagagagagagagagaaatctgattttttatttataaaaatctcaTTTCGAAAGAATTACGATtatgccactgggtttcttttgaccatatctctctcgttacaactccgattcgaggcCACTACGTGTTTACGAACtcatctcagtacgacctatccaaaaatactagtcactgccccaaactctctccgggtaagaaagtgaccaaaatacccctatctcaagggtaaatttgtaatttctcttaaataatttaaataaggggtttaatttggagtcggggtgttacaagaCAACTAAAtatccttataatttaaacaatactagtgttattcataattaattgaaaaaataacattacaaTTACCCTACAATTGTTGCCGACAAGGTTTCATATCATGAAAATGTCGCATTATATTTGCATTACTGATATAAGAAAAAACATCATGAAAACGTCGCATTATATTTGCATCACATTACACACTTTAGGTGATGttaaattggttttttatAAAGAGAATTTTCAATCCTACTTAAATAAGGAAttcccaaaacccaattgaataAAGAGAAGTTCCAATTAAAATCCAATTAGGTAAGAATTATAAAAGCCCTCTAGAAGCCCATGAATGGCCCAGCAGtttcccctttttttaaaaaaaaaaaaaaaaaaaaaaaaacctggtccaaaacgacgttGTTTTGGCcaggttaaaaaaaaagaaaaaaaaagaaagcagcaTCTGatccaaaacgacgtcgttttggcctcacttttttatttttaatgagaAGAGGTGCAACTTCAGCAGCTCTTCTGGGGTTTTCCGACTACCAGAGGTGCAGATGCACCTCCTTGCACTTGCACAGGTTTGCCACCGGTTGATTGACTGGGCCTGAATTGAGCATTTACCCTTACCAAATATATGGTGCTCACATGTTTGGCTTGAGTGTTTACTCCTACCCTTTACCCAATATGTGGTGTTCA
This genomic window contains:
- the LOC117613144 gene encoding stemmadenine O-acetyltransferase-like, with translation MAPDLIKVEIIERQTVKPSSPTPHPLRTLQLSVLDQMLPSHVYFPTLLFYPANNNITGSGGGATSTDTAAMRMKERDYFQHLIQSLAKTLTHFYPLAGRLSKGHDIVQCTDDGAEFVTARVKCSLSQIFEHPDPDMLTGLVPATGQPDGDGDGDATTLPLLAVQANLFECGGMAIGLNFSHRVVDGTTSSALISCWAKTALDDGHDDQAPFMVPKFDAASYFPPLDFLNSSQPSPPKLVDIKYITKRFVFDASKIATLQSHLASALAPHAPTRILVVSALIWKCAMEASSKSSNIPLGSRPSSFKMAMDLRRRFEPPFPQNLGGNVVANLVVVATPSLLKGQEESDDETIDLKDLVAKLRKGLEQQKETYPTKLPFDSIKAWQWDQECQKLTGNADMYHLCPGSWCRFPFYEANFGWGKPAWVSIPSIGLKDLVILIDKRDGKGIEAMLSVSEEIMEHFESNPELLKYASVNPRVM